One window from the genome of Nicotiana tomentosiformis chromosome 5, ASM39032v3, whole genome shotgun sequence encodes:
- the LOC138892768 gene encoding uncharacterized protein: MLWAFKPAIDSFLHCRPVIFIDGTHVYEKFDIKLLIDIAVDANRSIFPLAFAICDNRSQETWTLFLNHLKENVVKQRSGICLISDRHGGIISSVENLPAWQEPYAYHHYCMRHLKANFQKAHPNKDLHDLMWMAATDH; this comes from the coding sequence atgttatgggcatttaaaccagcaattgatagTTTTCTGCATTGCCGGCCGGTAATATTcatagacggcactcatgtctatgaaaagtttgatattaagttgttgatcgacattgcagtagatgctaatagAAGTATATTTCCtttagcttttgctatttgtgaCAATagaagccaagagacgtggacattgtttttgaaccacttgaaagagAACGTTGTCAAAcagcgttcaggtatttgtctaatatctgatcggcatggtggtattATAAGTTCTGTAGAGAATTTGCCTGCATGGCAAGAACCATATGCCTACCACCATTACTGTatgaggcacctgaaggccaatttccagaaggcacatcccaacaaggatttgcatgatttaatgtggatggctgcaacagatcactAA